The genomic window CTGATGGAAAACGTGGAGGAAGAAACCTCTACCGCCACCGGCGGTGCGCTGCGCGGCCAGTTGCGTTTGACCTGCGCAACATCCTTCGCCTATGCCCACCTGGCCGCGGTGTTGTCTGACTTCCTGGCGCTGCACCCGCAATTGAAGATCGACCTGAACATCAGCGAAGGTGCGCTGAACCTGGTGGACGCCCGCATAGACATGGCCATCCGCATCAGCGCAGAGCCCGACCCCATGCTGATCGCCCGGCCGCTGGCGCGGTGTGACTCGCTGCTGGTGGCGTCACCCGCCTATCTAGCCAGCCACGGCACACCGAAATTGCCGCAAGACTTGGCGCAGCACCGCTGTCTGAGCCATGCCAATTTCGGCAAGAGTGTGTGGCATTTGTCGCGCGGTGAAGAGTCTGCGAAGGTCAGCGTGGCCAGCCACTTCAGCGCCAATGAGGCGACCGCGCTGCTGAAGGCCGCCATGGCGGGTGGCGGCATTGCGATGTTGCCTAGTTACCTGGTCAACCCGAGCGTGGCTACGGGTGCATTGCAGGTGGTCTTGCCGGAATGGAAAGTGCCGGCCTTGACGATTTATGCGCTGTACCCGTCGCGGCGGAATTTGTCGCCAGCGGTGCGGGCGTTGCTGGATTATTTGGTGGGGCGGTTTGAGGTGGTGCCGTGGTGAGCGTACCGGTGGTAGTTCAGGCTTTTGGCACTGGCAGGTTTGATGTGGATGAACTCTGTTCCCGAACGATACGGGTAACGCCAAGTCGGAGTCCGAGCATCCCCAAAATGCGGTTCATGGTTTGAACGGTGCCTTCGCTGCGTTCCTGCTCGATGTCTTGCATGGTGCGTGCTGAGACACCAGAGAGTTTGGCCATCTCGGCCGTGGTCAGACGCATGGTCTTCTTGAGGTGGCGTACAGCTTGTGCAAGCGACCACTCTGGATGCGCTATGACGTCTTCTACGGCTTTCTTGCGCAGATCCAGTTGCTCCGATACCGACAGGGTGTTGAAACGTTTGTCCATGGCTATCAGACGAGAGTGGCCAACTCGTCGGCCCTGGCCAGAATGGATGGGCGCAAGAACGCAGCGACGTCTGGCTCCAGCCCCATGGCCTGGCCTGCATCAGCAACCTCTCGCAAGTGGGGCTCCATGGCCTTGAGACCCGCCACCAGTGGCGCACGCTCAATCAGCACCCGCTTGCTGCGCCGCTCTTTCTGAACCGCTGTTCCCAGTTCACACACGCGGTCTACGACCCGCGTCCAGTTCGTTTGGCCAAAGTCGTTGTTGTCCCACCGAATACGCCGGGCGATGCCATCCGGATGGAGGTACATCGGGGCGAAGTCGTACAGCGGGGTCAGTGAGATGTGATTGTCAAAGTTCCGTTGCACGGCCGTATTGCGCGCATGGTTGTCCTTGTTGAGCAGCGCTAGGTTGACAATGTCCCGCTTCAGATATTCCAGCACTTCAGCCTGCGGGTCCGTGCAATGCCGAATGAGTGCCTCGCAGATTTGGTCGTGGCTTGGTACCGCTTCGAACCCTGGCATGCCGGTCAAGGTGGCCACACTTTCTTGCGCCAGCCGCGTCACTCCACCACCGGCGCCAACGATGCGGTCGAACCGGGGAATGAAAAGGGCACGTTTTCGGAGAGCCAGCGGCGCGTGCACACGCAGGCCGAGCCGGCGAGCAATGTCCATATACGGGGCCTCATGCCTCAGGATGCTCGCCAAATGTGGGTCGGCGCCCCTCCCGAACTTGACGATGAAGTGCTCTACCGCCCGCGCGTCGGGAAGGGTGTGGTCGAGGTACAGAAGCCCGTCATCCGCCCGGGTCAGGAGAATTTTGGGCCACTCACCTTGAACGCCGGAAGAACCGGCAACGAAGAGTCCATGCGACGCCAGGTATTCCGAGAATGCCTCGCCACGCTCTGCTACGTTGTCGTCCGTAAATCCACGCAACGGCCCAGCGTTTTCGGCCAGCCACATGGCAGCCTCTTTGACCCGAAGGTTTCCAATCGTATTGCCAGCGCCAACCAACAGCAGCTTCCAGTCCACACCCAGACCTGCAGTGGGGGACTCTCCGATGCGTCTGAGCAACTCCTGCCTTCCGAAACCCTGCGGCAGCATATCGATGAGGAACACCGGCCAGTGGTCCTGCTCCAGGGCTTCCAAACCTACCGGCCAGCGCACACAGAGGGCATGTCCGTCCGCGGCCTTGGCGTGCGCAAACGCCCACTCCACCGCATAACCTGAATAGGTCTTCGCCTTCCATCCCTGTGCCGCAGACCCAAGCAGGCGGACACTCGCTACGTCGTGCCAGGCATTGTGTGCGTGCAGTTGGAGGGTGCAGGTTTCATACATTTACACAGAATTTTATATATATCGATACAGCTTGTCGACTTAAATAGTATGTTTTTATGTGCAAATAGAAATTATTGAAGTCTTCTACTCCAAGGCCGACGCCGGTAGAGACCTGGCACAACACCGCTGTTTGAGCCATGCCAATTTCGGCAGGAGTGTGTGGCAGCTGTCGTGAAGCGAAGTGTCTGCGCAGGTCAGCGTGGCCAGCCATTTCAGTGCCAACGAGGCCACCGCGTTGTTGAAGGTCTTTGTTTCTGCCCTTTGTGGAAACTGTCCCGATCCTGATGGCAAGAGCCATCTTGCACTGCGTTCGGTTATTCAAGACCACTAAAGTATGCGAGTGACATGGGCTGCAGTTGCTGATAGCGTCGCCGCTAACACTTCAGCCTATGAACACAATCCACACATTTCTTCTGACCTGTATCGGCACTGCATTTTTGACAGCCTGCGGAGGCGGTGGCGGTACACCGGTCCCACTTGGCATAGGCGAACCAGTAACAGGCTCATTGGTCATCACGCCTGCCAATGCAAAAGCGGTGGCAGCCCATGCGCTGTCACAAACAACCAACAGGCTCTACACACTCGGCGCCGCCGGCCCGCTAGTCGCATATACGGAGTTTCTATCGCCCTCAAAATCCAGCTTGGCCAACCCAACCGTGCTGAACTCCAACTCACTGAAAACCGGTCAAGTGTGTGGCGCTGGTGGCGCCGTCCAAGTGACCGGCTCGGTTGCCAATACTTCGGGGCTTGGCACCGGTGATGTGGTCCAGTCGACATACAAAAACTGCGGCGTTCTTGCATATGGGTTGTCTCCCACGTACCTAGACGGAAGTGCCATGCAGACGGTTACCAGTGGCGGTGCGGCAACCATGCCGTTTCAGATCGTGCTGGAAGGCAGTCTAGACAATGTGCGTATAGGTATCCCGCAAGCCGGCGGCGGTTTTTCAGAAATCCAGGTCCTCAATGGGATCCCGACACTGCAATGGAGTGCAACCAGCAAAACGGTGCAAACCCTGACTATTTTTGGCAGGCCGCTGACGATCAAGAGTACGGTTGGTGGCGTCCTGCGCACCCACAATTGGCAGGGGCACCGCCAAGTCATAAGCATCAATGGTGTCTACACAGGCTATTCCCTGGACGCTTTGGTCTATTCGGACAACCCCCTTTTTGGCCCAACCGGTGGCAGCTATGTCCTGAGGACCCTTACACCCGTAATCAAAGATACCGTGTCCAATGTCCTGACTGCCGGTGTGCTCCGGGCCGAGGGATACTTCAACGCGCGGGCGCTCATCAGCATCGGCACCAACCAAGTGGTGCAAGTGGATGTGGATGCCAATGGTGATGGGATGTATGAAACCACCGTCTTCAGCACGGTGTCGGAGTTGAGTGGCCTCTTGTAGCCAGGCGTTCAGCCACCCCGCAACGGCTTCAACAAATCACCCAAGCCGTTGTGATCAATCTCATGCATCAGCGCCAGCAACCTCCCAATCTCCCCTTTGGGAAAGCCCGTGCGGGCAAACCAGTTCAAATAATCTCCGGGCAGGTCGGCGATCAGACGGCCCTGGTATTTGCCAAAGGGCATGGTGCGGGTCACCAACAGGGAGAGGTCTTCGGCTTGCATGGTTGGAGCGTAGCGTAGATTTGCTACTTATTTGATAGTGAAACAGTGATATTTGACGGGGGCTACAGGCCAAAAACGCTTACAACGACCTGGTGACTGGGTCTTGCAAGGTCCTGGCTGCCACCCGCTTCCATCAGGCCAGCGGAATACTCTGCGGAAACCTGAAGATATTGTCGGTGTCGTATTTACGCTTGACCTGCGAGAGGCGCTGCAGATTTTTGCCGTAGTAGGCGCTGGCCCAGTTCTCCTGGTCGCGGTTCGGGAAATTCACATACGACTGCGCCAGCACATAGGGCTTCATGGCGGTGAAGTAGCGGGCCAGCCATTCGCGCTGGGCGCGCACCACCTCAGGCTTGTCCACCGGTGCCCAGGCGCACTCCATTTCGAAGATGTAGTTGGCGTTGCGGTGCACGTAGGCGGTGGCGTCTTGCGCCACGCTGCGCACCTTGCCGCCAATGGCAAACAGGATGCCCATGTTCTCGGGCAGCAGCGCGCCGCCTGGCCATTGCATCATCCACTGCAGCATGGTCTCCAGCCCGGCCTCTGGCATGGCGTCGGCCACATAGGACGAACGCAGGTCGTACATGCCGTTGGGGTCGTCCGTCACCAGGTAGTCGCGTGCCTGCCAGTAGCCCATGGTGCGGATGTCCACGCTCAGGGGCGCCAGCAGGCCCAGTGCAGGGGCCAGCGCCTTGCGGGTCTGTTCTTCATTGCCCCAGTAGATGCCCAGCGTGGCGACCTGGATGTCGGCCAGCTTGGGGTTGGGCCCTGCCTTGTCGGGGTAGGCCTTGGTGCGGGTGGAGATCATCTGGCCGTGGTTGTTCTGGATCTCTTGCAGCGTACGCAGCATGGCAATCTGGTTTTTGCCGGGCCACAGGATGTTGAAGATGGTGACATCCCCCACGCGGTGGGTCTGAAAGGTGAAGGAGGTGTTGACGCCAAAGTTGCCGCCACCGCCACCGCGCAGGGCCCAGAACAACTCGGGGTTCGCGGTGTCACTGGCGCTGACCAATTGTGTGTCTGCCAACACCACATTGGTCTGGCGCAGGCTGTCGGCCGTCAGGCCCGAGTGGGTGGCGGCAAAGCCCCAGCCACCGCCCAGCACCAGGCCGCTGACGCCCACGGTAGGGCAGCGGCCCGACGGCACGGCAACCCCGATGCCCGACATCGTGTTGGCCATGTCCTGGTTGGTGGCACCGGCCTGCACCCAGGCCAAGCCGGTGCTGGGGTTGTAGGACACCTTGTTCATGGGCCGCACGTTGATGAGCAGGCCGGTGGTGGTCGAGAAACCCGCATACGAATGCCCGCCGCAGCGGATGGCAAAGGCCTCGCCCTGGTCGCGCGCCCAGCGCAGGCACAGCTGCACATCGGCCTCACTGGCGCACATGGCAATAGCCTTGGGGAACACACCGGCCCAGCGTGCATTGTTGGGGTAGGTGGCCATGTAGTAGCCCTCGTCCCCCGGTAGTAACAGGCGGCCCTGCATGCTGCTGCGCAGGGCCTGCAGGTTCTGTGGCGAGTGGATGGCCAGCCCGCTGGCGCAGGCGCTGACCAGGCCCAGCGTGCCCAGGCTGCCCGCAGTTGCGGCCAGGCCACCGGCCTTGAGGAAGAGGCGACGATCAAAGCGGTCGTCCAAGGTGCTGACGGTCATGGGAGCTTTCCTGTGCGGGAGTGGGTGAAGTGTCTCGTGGTGGAATTCAGCGCATATGGCGCATGGCATGTTCGGCGGACAAGAACGCCCCTTCCTGCCAGCCAGGCAAGGGCGAGAGCTGGTCGCCTATGGCGATGAAGCGGCCCTCGGGCTGCAGCAGGCGCTGGTAGAGGGCGGTGTGCGCAGGGTTGGTGCGCTCCCAGGCCGCATAGCCGGCGCTTTGGCCTTCGGCCTGGTGCCAGGCAATGCTGACGGCCTTGCTGGCGGGCAGCAGTTTTTCGTCGGCAAACTCGGGGTGCAGTTTGATGGCATCGCGTCGGGCCACGCGGATGCGTTCGGCCAGGCTCATGTTGCCAAAGGCGCGGGCCTGCGCGTCGTAGGTGTAGCAGCCGGGGATGATGCCTTTTTTACCCATGTAGTCGTTGGAGGGGTACCACATCTGTGTCATCGGGGAATCGGTGTAGCTGATGCCGCCAAAGATGTTGTAGGGCGCCTCTTCCCAGAAGCGGCGTTCGGCCTGCCACGCCAGCTTGTACAGCTCCCCCACCGGGAACGCGGCCAGGGCCTGCTGGTAGTCGGCGCTGAAGTTGTTTGGGATGGCAGCCAGCTTGGGCAGGGGGATGGCGCTGAGCACGTGGTCGGCGCGCAGGGTGTGGGTTTGGCGGGTCTTGCCATCGCGGTAGACCACCTGCACACCCTTGTCCTGGTTGGTGATCTGTACCACCTGGGCGCGGTAGCGAATCAGGCTGCCCACATGGCGGGTAAAGCCCTCCACCAGCTTGTCCATGCCGCCCATGGGTTGGAACAGCGTGGGTTCCCAGTCACCCTCGATGGGCTGGAAGAAATTGTGCTCCCAGAAGCCCGAGCGCAGCATGTCGTCCAGCGCCAGGCGGGGGTTGGGTGCACACATGGCCTGCACGGTCATGGGGTGCAGGCACAGGTTGCGAGGGGTGTCGGATGCAGAGCCCAGCGCGTCGTCCAGCGGCAGGCCGCCAAAGCTGCGTACCATGGCCATGAAGCGCTGGCGATCCTCGGGGCTCAGCTCGGCATCCAGCGCACCCCGTGCGTTGGCCTTGCCCATCATCTCGGCGATGTGGCTGTTGACGTCGTTACCCAGCCGGTAGCGGGGCACGGCCTTGCCTCCAAAGGCCTTGTCCGACTGGAATAGGTTGGCCGCGGTGGACATGACATACACCTCCAGCGGCACCTTCAGTTCCTTGCAGTAGTGCATGAGCCGCGGGTGCTGAAACGGCAGGCGGGCCGGGCCCAGGTTCATGTACTGCCCGGCGTCAAACTGGCAGACCTGCTCGGTGCGGCCCTGGGGGCCGGTGTCTTCCACCACACGGGTGCCCCGCCGGGCCGTGAAGTTGCGGCCGCCGGGGCGGCCCAGCGCCTCCAGGATGACACAGCGGTAGCCGGCCTTTTGCAGCTCGTAGGCGGCCATCAGACTGGAGACACCCGCACCCAGCAGGGCCACGGTCTTGCCGTGACCGGCCGGCAGCTGCAGGCCCGATGGCCCGGCCCAAGCAGACGGCGTGTGCAGCAGGCCCAACGTGGCCATGGTCTGGTAGAGGGCGGTGGCACCGGCGGTTTTGCCAACCCACTGGAGCAGGTGGCGGCGTGTAGGTGTTTGCATAGAGCGGGGTGGGTCTGGAGGGTTAATAACGGTAGCAGTTGCCACCGGCCTTTTTGGCGCGGTACATGGCCTCGTCTGCGTGTTTGATCAGCGCATCCACCGTGTCGCCGTGGTCCGGGTACAGGCCCACGCCGATGGACGGGCTCACGCGCAGGGTGTGTCCATTGAACAGCACAGGTTCGGCCAACGCGGTGATCAGGGCGTTGGCCACACGCTCTGCACTGTCGGGGGCCGCTATACCGGTCAACAGCATCAGAAACTCGTCGCCGCCCAGTCGCACCACCAGATCGCTCTCACGCACCAGGGTTTGCATACGCCGTGCCACTTCTTGCAGCAGCGCATCACCGGCATCGTGGCCATACGTATCGTTGACGGGTTTGAAGCCGTCCAGGTCCACAAACAACAGGGCTACCAGGTGGTTCTGCCGCCGCGCCTGGGCCATGACGCGGGGCAAAAACTCGGCCAGGTAGTTGCGGTTGGGCAATTGTGTCAAGACATCGTGCAGGGCCAAAAACTCGATACGCGCCTGGGCCTGCTTGTGCCGGCTGATGTCCCGCACCACAGCCACCCGGTAGCTGCCGCCCTCGTCGGGCATGGTTTTGCCGACCACCTCTACCGGCACCCGCCGCCCGTCGCGCGTGAGCAGTTCGGTTTCGTAGGGCTCTTCTTTGCCCGCCGCCAGGTAGGCTTGGGTGATGTGTCGCAGCTCGGGTGCCATCAGGTCGGTGGTCAACATGCCTTGCAGCTCGGCGCCGCTGTAGCCGGTCAGGTGCTGGACCGCGGCATTGGTGTCCGAGATCACGCCCTCTTTGTGCACCACGATGCCTTCCGCCGTAGCCTCAAAAAATTTCTGCAGGCGCACACCGGCGTCCCGCACGGCTTGCGCTGCCTGGCGCTGGGCTGTGATGTCATTGATGAGCACAAAAAGGCCGATGACCCGGCCCGCCTCCAAGTGGGGAACCAGATGGACGTTTATCCAGCGCCGATGCCCCTTGGGCAGGGTTTGCTCGCGTTCGTAATTCTGCGGCTGGGCGGTGCGCAAACCTTCGGCAAGAAAAGGAGAAATAAAGCCCCACCCGACCTCGCCCACAATGTCGCGCACTGTTTTGCCCAGCATCGACTCGGGTGTGCAGCCGTGGTAGTCGGCGTAGCGTTGGTTGGCGAAGCGGCAGCGCAGGCCGTCGGCGTCGAAATAGGCGATCAGCGCGGGCACAGAATCGGCAATCAGCCTGACCAGCGTTGCCGGCACTTCGGTCCAGGACTCTAAGGGGGCATCCGACATGGTCTCCGATCTCCAGCGTCTGCGGATTGGCACTGGCCTGCATAATGTTCTCAGGCTAGGATTCGCTTCTTATTCTGAACCACCTGAGCGACTTGCGGGGGAAATTATGGCTTGTAGTGTCGTTCGCCAAACGCAACCTGGCAACCTGCGTAGGCTGTTCTTGCTGTGCACCGTGGCCCTGCTGCAGGCCCTGCCCGCGGTGCAGGCAAAAGAGCTGCGCATTGTCACAATAGAGTCCGCGCCATTCGGCTTTGTAGGCCCTGATAGACAACCCACGGGCATGATGTACGAGATTGGCAACCTGATTGCCACCGAAGCCGGCTTCACCTACAGCAACCAGTTGACCCCCTACGCCCGATCAGCCCATGCGGTGGTACATGGGGACGCCGATTTTGTGCTGCGCTACAGCAGCGCCGAGCTGGCAGCGGCGGCCATCCCGGTGACGGGTGTGCTGCGCCTGCCCACCATTGTGGTGGGCAAGCCCGCGTCCAGATTTGAGTCACTGGCAGATTTGCATGGCAAGACCGTGGGCACGCCACGCGGGGGTCGGTTTGATGCAAGCTTCGAAGCCGATACCGCCATTCTCAAATACCAGGTCGCCGACTATTCACAAATGCTCTAGATGTTGATGAATGACCGCTTTGATGCCGGCATAGGCTCATCCATTGGGCTGTACTACAACGCGCATGTGCTCGGCATTCAACGTGAGCAACTGGGCAAACCCCTGGTGCTGAGCACCCAAACCTTTGAGCTGCATTTCTCCAAAAAAACGGCGGATGACAACACGCTGACCGCACTGCGCGAGGCTGTTGCACGGCTCAAGGCCCGCCAAGCCTTTCGCAAGGTGGTGGACAAATACCTGGGTACCTTTGACTGGAACGTAGCGCCTCGGGAGGCCAGAACCATCGTGCAACCGTAACGTTATGCAGTGAGGATGAATCAGGCCTTTCATTTGCTACCATTTTGATAGCGACCTAACCAAATAATACGGGGGCTATGTGCCACAATGGCACCTAGCGATTGCCCCGCAGAGAACGAGTAGAAAAGGATTCCACCATGTCGCGTCCCCATGTTTGGGCCAGCAAGATCGTCACGCTGATTCAGGGTGGCAACACCCAGGCGGCGCTGGCGCAGATCAAAGTCGCCCCGTCCGTCACCGATGTCGAGCAGTTGCGCACCCTGTTGACCAATGCCAAGCTGCTGGCCCGTTACCCGGTGCTGGACGCTGCCACACAAGACCAGATCAACGCGCTCAAGGGCTCGCGCCTGCACCGCGCGCCATAGGTTTGGTTGCCGCCCCCGTCTGACCCGGAGAAGCCCTTTGAAGAATGTCTACACCGTGCCGCTTGGCGCAACCGTTATCAGCCTGTTGCTGACCGCCTGCGCCAGCAGCCCGGAAAACCTGCCGCCCTTTCCGGCAGACGCCCTGCCCCCACCCAACCTGCAGGTAGACGCCGGCAAGGCGGGTATGGCAACGGTGAGGGTGGTGCTGCAGTTCAAGTCGGGCACACAACAGGCCTTTGACGACGAAAATTTTGTAACAGGCCTGCAGGTGCAGGCCCAGGTGCCGATGCACTACATAACATCGGTATCTGCAGACACCCATGTCTACGGGCTGGAGCTGCCCGCCACTGCCGGCGCGGCACCTGCGGTACAGCGGCTGCAAGCGTTAACATCGGTGCAGCGGGCCGAGTTGGACACAAGGGCCACAACCAAATAAGCAAAGGGAGCGTCATGTCCGGATATCGAATTCTTGTAGCCATTGCCTCAGGCACCGCATTGGCAGGTGCTTCGTGGTTTGCGCAGGCCCAGGCGAACACGCGTGCGGCGGCCGTTGTTTCATCTTCAGCCAAGGCTGAAT from Rhodoferax sp. AJA081-3 includes these protein-coding regions:
- a CDS encoding LysR family transcriptional regulator; translated protein: MDRLTAMQVFAEVATSGSFTATADKLDMSRAMVTRYVAELEQWLGARLLQRTTRSVTLTDAGETCLRRSQQMLALMENVEEETSTATGGALRGQLRLTCATSFAYAHLAAVLSDFLALHPQLKIDLNISEGALNLVDARIDMAIRISAEPDPMLIARPLARCDSLLVASPAYLASHGTPKLPQDLAQHRCLSHANFGKSVWHLSRGEESAKVSVASHFSANEATALLKAAMAGGGIAMLPSYLVNPSVATGALQVVLPEWKVPALTIYALYPSRRNLSPAVRALLDYLVGRFEVVPW
- a CDS encoding helix-turn-helix domain-containing protein gives rise to the protein MDKRFNTLSVSEQLDLRKKAVEDVIAHPEWSLAQAVRHLKKTMRLTTAEMAKLSGVSARTMQDIEQERSEGTVQTMNRILGMLGLRLGVTRIVREQSSSTSNLPVPKA
- a CDS encoding type II toxin-antitoxin system HipA family toxin, giving the protein MYETCTLQLHAHNAWHDVASVRLLGSAAQGWKAKTYSGYAVEWAFAHAKAADGHALCVRWPVGLEALEQDHWPVFLIDMLPQGFGRQELLRRIGESPTAGLGVDWKLLLVGAGNTIGNLRVKEAAMWLAENAGPLRGFTDDNVAERGEAFSEYLASHGLFVAGSSGVQGEWPKILLTRADDGLLYLDHTLPDARAVEHFIVKFGRGADPHLASILRHEAPYMDIARRLGLRVHAPLALRKRALFIPRFDRIVGAGGGVTRLAQESVATLTGMPGFEAVPSHDQICEALIRHCTDPQAEVLEYLKRDIVNLALLNKDNHARNTAVQRNFDNHISLTPLYDFAPMYLHPDGIARRIRWDNNDFGQTNWTRVVDRVCELGTAVQKERRSKRVLIERAPLVAGLKAMEPHLREVADAGQAMGLEPDVAAFLRPSILARADELATLV
- a CDS encoding DUF3820 family protein, with the protein product MQAEDLSLLVTRTMPFGKYQGRLIADLPGDYLNWFARTGFPKGEIGRLLALMHEIDHNGLGDLLKPLRGG
- a CDS encoding FAD-binding oxidoreductase: MTVSTLDDRFDRRLFLKAGGLAATAGSLGTLGLVSACASGLAIHSPQNLQALRSSMQGRLLLPGDEGYYMATYPNNARWAGVFPKAIAMCASEADVQLCLRWARDQGEAFAIRCGGHSYAGFSTTTGLLINVRPMNKVSYNPSTGLAWVQAGATNQDMANTMSGIGVAVPSGRCPTVGVSGLVLGGGWGFAATHSGLTADSLRQTNVVLADTQLVSASDTANPELFWALRGGGGGNFGVNTSFTFQTHRVGDVTIFNILWPGKNQIAMLRTLQEIQNNHGQMISTRTKAYPDKAGPNPKLADIQVATLGIYWGNEEQTRKALAPALGLLAPLSVDIRTMGYWQARDYLVTDDPNGMYDLRSSYVADAMPEAGLETMLQWMMQWPGGALLPENMGILFAIGGKVRSVAQDATAYVHRNANYIFEMECAWAPVDKPEVVRAQREWLARYFTAMKPYVLAQSYVNFPNRDQENWASAYYGKNLQRLSQVKRKYDTDNIFRFPQSIPLA
- a CDS encoding FAD-dependent oxidoreductase is translated as MQTPTRRHLLQWVGKTAGATALYQTMATLGLLHTPSAWAGPSGLQLPAGHGKTVALLGAGVSSLMAAYELQKAGYRCVILEALGRPGGRNFTARRGTRVVEDTGPQGRTEQVCQFDAGQYMNLGPARLPFQHPRLMHYCKELKVPLEVYVMSTAANLFQSDKAFGGKAVPRYRLGNDVNSHIAEMMGKANARGALDAELSPEDRQRFMAMVRSFGGLPLDDALGSASDTPRNLCLHPMTVQAMCAPNPRLALDDMLRSGFWEHNFFQPIEGDWEPTLFQPMGGMDKLVEGFTRHVGSLIRYRAQVVQITNQDKGVQVVYRDGKTRQTHTLRADHVLSAIPLPKLAAIPNNFSADYQQALAAFPVGELYKLAWQAERRFWEEAPYNIFGGISYTDSPMTQMWYPSNDYMGKKGIIPGCYTYDAQARAFGNMSLAERIRVARRDAIKLHPEFADEKLLPASKAVSIAWHQAEGQSAGYAAWERTNPAHTALYQRLLQPEGRFIAIGDQLSPLPGWQEGAFLSAEHAMRHMR
- a CDS encoding diguanylate cyclase domain-containing protein, yielding MSDAPLESWTEVPATLVRLIADSVPALIAYFDADGLRCRFANQRYADYHGCTPESMLGKTVRDIVGEVGWGFISPFLAEGLRTAQPQNYEREQTLPKGHRRWINVHLVPHLEAGRVIGLFVLINDITAQRQAAQAVRDAGVRLQKFFEATAEGIVVHKEGVISDTNAAVQHLTGYSGAELQGMLTTDLMAPELRHITQAYLAAGKEEPYETELLTRDGRRVPVEVVGKTMPDEGGSYRVAVVRDISRHKQAQARIEFLALHDVLTQLPNRNYLAEFLPRVMAQARRQNHLVALLFVDLDGFKPVNDTYGHDAGDALLQEVARRMQTLVRESDLVVRLGGDEFLMLLTGIAAPDSAERVANALITALAEPVLFNGHTLRVSPSIGVGLYPDHGDTVDALIKHADEAMYRAKKAGGNCYRY
- a CDS encoding ABC transporter substrate-binding protein codes for the protein MACSVVRQTQPGNLRRLFLLCTVALLQALPAVQAKELRIVTIESAPFGFVGPDRQPTGMMYEIGNLIATEAGFTYSNQLTPYARSAHAVVHGDADFVLRYSSAELAAAAIPVTGVLRLPTIVVGKPASRFESLADLHGKTVGTPRGGRFDASFEADTAILKYQVADYSQML